Proteins encoded within one genomic window of bacterium:
- the tatB gene encoding Sec-independent protein translocase protein TatB, translating to MFGIGFQEMLIILVVVLIFFGPKRLPDLAKSLGKGIAEFKKASDEVRKGIDEAVKEESEAETQKPPEDLSSYGKAPGSAPAAEEVPPSEPAQASPLPDASAPKDPVSPSAETAAGTQVPPPPQG from the coding sequence ATGTTCGGTATCGGCTTCCAGGAGATGCTCATCATCCTGGTCGTGGTCCTCATCTTCTTCGGCCCGAAGCGGCTCCCGGACCTGGCCAAGAGCCTCGGCAAGGGGATCGCGGAGTTCAAGAAGGCGTCCGACGAGGTCCGAAAGGGGATCGACGAGGCGGTGAAGGAAGAGTCCGAGGCGGAGACGCAGAAGCCGCCCGAGGACCTTTCCTCGTACGGGAAGGCCCCGGGAAGCGCACCCGCGGCGGAGGAAGTCCCGCCGTCCGAACCGGCGCAGGCCTCCCCCCTTCCGGATGCGTCCGCTCCGAAGGACCCGGTTTCCCCGTCGGCGGAAACCGCCGCCGGGACGCAGGTCCCTCCGCCTCCGCAGGGATGA
- the tatC gene encoding twin-arginine translocase subunit TatC, with product MSTNAGEIRQPLTEHLDELRRRLIRALIALGIGTALCYNFAERIYAALLSPLTANLPADSHLIFTELTEAFLTYFKMSLWGGFVLASPVIFYQAWRFVSPGLYLKERNLFLVFAAWSTFGFLAGMAFAYFVAIPAILSFFLSFGRSIVVPMPSMRESLSLVLRLLLIFGVMFELPLVLFLAGRGGILTPEFLRKWRKGAVLGAFLLAAVLTPPDAVSQIMVALPLYALFEIGIVLCALGSRRRTSLPPTSPA from the coding sequence TTGTCGACGAACGCCGGGGAAATCCGCCAACCGCTCACCGAGCATCTCGACGAACTCCGACGCCGCCTGATCCGCGCGCTGATCGCCCTCGGGATCGGCACCGCCCTCTGCTACAACTTCGCGGAACGGATCTACGCCGCGCTTCTTTCCCCCCTCACCGCCAACCTGCCGGCGGACTCGCACCTGATCTTCACCGAACTGACGGAGGCGTTCCTCACCTATTTCAAGATGTCCCTGTGGGGGGGATTCGTCCTCGCCTCCCCCGTCATCTTCTACCAGGCGTGGCGGTTCGTGAGCCCCGGGCTGTACTTGAAGGAGCGGAACCTGTTCCTCGTCTTCGCCGCGTGGTCCACCTTCGGATTCCTCGCCGGGATGGCGTTCGCCTACTTCGTGGCGATCCCCGCGATCCTCTCCTTCTTCCTGTCGTTCGGCCGGTCGATCGTGGTCCCGATGCCTTCGATGCGGGAATCGCTCTCCCTCGTCCTTCGCCTGCTGCTGATCTTCGGCGTCATGTTCGAGCTTCCGCTGGTGCTCTTCCTCGCGGGGCGCGGCGGGATCCTTACGCCGGAGTTCCTGCGGAAATGGCGCAAGGGCGCCGTTCTCGGGGCGTTCCTCCTGGCCGCCGTGCTGACCCCGCCGGACGCGGTATCACAGATCATGGTCGCCTTGCCGCTGTACGCGCTGTTCGAGATCGGGATCGTGCTGTGCGCCTTGGGGAGCCGCCGGCGTACCTCCCTCCCCCCCACATCCCCCGCTTGA
- a CDS encoding DUF3426 domain-containing protein: MIIECQTCHARFRLDESRIKGRGARVKCRKCGDSIVVLKDSTSSSAPPPSPPAPGGGGFFDLGSAVRDSAGERPGSPPPVGNLIPFPAPTRPEEPGAKESTSPSPGAEAPEKDEVELAFDRLLSAGPAATLPILGEPAAEIPVSPEASAPVEREAPAGPEVSLGPLTLDLGPEEKLDLPPVAEPEIPFGEPSAAEREAPFGEPSAAEREAPFGEPSAAEPEPAFGEPPAAGPEPTFGEPPAAEPEPTFGEPPATEAAAEFRGEGGLLISDADTLNFLQENHREAEPEPPSRVGDISLEISTTPVESTDSFLREPDRSPHPFEDLSSPAPEGTFLEGNVTPPPVPSIEVPPHREAEPAPAPHGEPSSQRVAQAPESPRTRSSSVPAVAAVLVVLLAAGGYLGLTTSGRKTLEGAVPGIAALWRGKPEAPAGPKYDLRNVIGYYESGADSPRILVIKGQVANLSPAEKSGIRVHAALLDNTDSVLVQQVVYAGNVLSGEAIRKGKRDTLTKALGNRFGEGLANMQVTPGKAIPFMVLFFDAPTNIDSYKLEAKEGE, translated from the coding sequence ATGATCATCGAGTGCCAGACATGCCACGCGCGATTCCGCCTCGACGAATCCAGGATCAAGGGCAGGGGCGCGCGCGTGAAGTGCCGGAAATGCGGGGACAGCATCGTCGTCCTCAAGGACAGCACGTCCTCATCCGCTCCCCCTCCCTCCCCGCCGGCGCCTGGCGGAGGCGGTTTCTTCGACCTCGGCTCCGCGGTACGGGATTCCGCCGGCGAACGCCCCGGCTCCCCGCCCCCCGTCGGGAACCTGATCCCCTTCCCCGCACCGACCCGACCGGAGGAACCCGGAGCGAAGGAATCCACGTCCCCCTCCCCGGGAGCGGAAGCACCGGAAAAAGACGAGGTGGAACTGGCCTTCGACCGGCTCCTTTCCGCCGGCCCCGCAGCGACGCTCCCGATCCTCGGTGAACCGGCGGCGGAAATTCCCGTCTCCCCGGAGGCGAGCGCGCCGGTGGAGCGGGAAGCTCCCGCCGGTCCGGAGGTAAGCCTCGGCCCATTGACCCTCGACCTCGGACCCGAGGAAAAACTGGACCTTCCTCCCGTCGCCGAGCCGGAGATTCCGTTCGGAGAACCTTCCGCCGCGGAGCGGGAGGCGCCGTTCGGAGAACCTTCCGCCGCGGAGCGGGAGGCGCCGTTCGGAGAACCTTCCGCCGCGGAGCCGGAGCCGGCGTTCGGGGAACCTCCCGCCGCCGGGCCGGAGCCGACGTTCGGAGAACCTCCCGCCGCGGAGCCGGAGCCGACGTTCGGAGAACCTCCCGCCACCGAGGCGGCCGCGGAGTTCCGTGGCGAGGGTGGGCTCCTGATCAGCGATGCGGATACCTTGAATTTCCTTCAGGAGAACCATCGCGAGGCGGAACCGGAGCCTCCCTCGAGGGTCGGCGACATCTCCCTGGAGATCTCCACCACGCCGGTCGAAAGTACGGATTCCTTCCTGCGGGAGCCCGACCGATCCCCGCACCCGTTCGAGGATCTGTCTTCTCCGGCCCCGGAGGGAACTTTCCTCGAGGGTAACGTCACCCCGCCGCCGGTGCCCTCCATCGAAGTCCCCCCGCACCGGGAGGCGGAACCTGCCCCCGCGCCCCACGGGGAGCCTTCGTCGCAGCGTGTAGCCCAGGCGCCGGAATCTCCGCGGACACGGTCTTCCTCCGTACCCGCCGTCGCGGCAGTACTGGTGGTACTCCTTGCGGCCGGCGGCTATCTCGGCCTCACGACGTCCGGGAGGAAGACGCTCGAAGGAGCGGTCCCGGGCATCGCCGCGCTATGGAGGGGGAAACCGGAGGCGCCGGCGGGGCCGAAGTACGACCTTCGGAACGTGATCGGTTATTACGAGAGCGGCGCCGACTCCCCGAGGATCCTGGTGATCAAGGGCCAGGTGGCCAATCTTTCCCCGGCGGAGAAGAGCGGCATCCGGGTCCACGCCGCGCTGCTGGACAATACCGATAGCGTCCTGGTGCAGCAGGTGGTTTACGCGGGAAATGTGCTGTCCGGAGAAGCGATCCGGAAGGGGAAACGGGACACCTTGACGAAGGCTTTGGGGAACCGGTTCGGGGAAGGGTTGGCGAACATGCAGGTCACCCCCGGCAAGGCCATCCCCTTCATGGTGTTGTTCTTCGACGCCCCGACGAACATCGACAGCTACAAGCTCGAGGCGAAGGAGGGCGAATAA
- a CDS encoding twin-arginine translocase TatA/TatE family subunit produces MFGLGLPELLIILVIVVLLFGAGRLPQIGAGIGEGIRNFKKSMKEKDEVDVTPTKGDGGKK; encoded by the coding sequence ATGTTCGGACTCGGTCTTCCGGAACTTCTCATCATCCTCGTGATCGTCGTGCTGCTGTTCGGGGCCGGACGGCTTCCCCAGATCGGCGCGGGGATCGGGGAAGGGATCCGGAACTTCAAGAAGTCGATGAAAGAGAAGGACGAGGTGGACGTCACCCCGACCAAGGGAGACGGCGGGAAGAAGTAG
- a CDS encoding 3-dehydroquinate synthase II: protein MNLPRLIARVVPWDKETAIAAIEAGVEALWVPDGCATSVRELGRVATACAEGDLREGTDFRVTRMEGKEDEARIAGSPPDASWIVFPRDREIIPLENLVAWGRRILVVARTPADVSLYRGVLEKGVYGLVLDCRDPAEMRALAAAARARAEDVSLVSARVVEVVPLGMGDRVCVDTCTWIEGSRGMLVGNSSAGMFLVCAENVPNPYVLPRPFRVNAGAVHSYCRVPGGRTAYLSDLVAGSGVLLVDDSGRGEAAWVGRVKVERRPLVLVRAVGPSGNEHSIVLQNAETIRLVGPGGETKSIARIAAGDEVLLMEDRAGRHFGVAVEETIREK from the coding sequence TTGAACCTCCCCCGGCTCATCGCCAGGGTCGTCCCGTGGGACAAGGAAACGGCCATCGCCGCCATCGAGGCGGGGGTGGAGGCGCTTTGGGTGCCGGACGGGTGCGCCACCTCCGTCCGGGAACTGGGGCGCGTTGCGACGGCGTGCGCCGAGGGGGACCTGCGCGAGGGGACCGACTTCCGGGTGACGCGGATGGAGGGGAAGGAAGACGAAGCGAGGATCGCCGGCTCCCCCCCGGACGCGTCGTGGATCGTCTTCCCGCGGGACCGTGAGATCATCCCCCTCGAGAACCTTGTGGCCTGGGGACGCCGTATCCTGGTCGTGGCCCGGACGCCCGCCGATGTTTCGCTTTACCGGGGCGTTCTTGAAAAAGGGGTCTACGGGCTGGTCCTGGATTGCCGGGATCCTGCGGAAATGCGCGCGCTTGCCGCCGCCGCCCGGGCGAGGGCCGAGGACGTTTCGCTGGTCTCCGCACGGGTGGTCGAGGTGGTCCCTCTCGGGATGGGCGACCGTGTCTGCGTGGACACCTGCACCTGGATCGAGGGGAGCCGCGGGATGCTGGTCGGAAACAGCAGCGCGGGGATGTTCCTCGTGTGCGCCGAGAACGTTCCGAACCCGTATGTCCTTCCGCGTCCGTTCCGGGTCAATGCGGGCGCGGTCCACTCCTACTGCCGGGTCCCGGGAGGCCGAACCGCCTATCTATCCGACCTGGTCGCCGGTTCGGGAGTGCTCCTCGTCGACGATTCGGGGCGGGGAGAGGCGGCTTGGGTGGGACGGGTGAAGGTGGAGCGCCGTCCGCTGGTGCTGGTCCGCGCCGTCGGCCCGTCCGGGAACGAGCACTCGATCGTGCTGCAGAACGCCGAGACGATCCGCCTCGTGGGACCGGGGGGCGAAACAAAGTCGATTGCCCGGATCGCGGCCGGGGACGAAGTGCTGCTCATGGAGGATCGCGCGGGCAGGCACTTCGGGGTGGCGGTCGAGGAGACGATCCGCGAAAAGTAG
- a CDS encoding 2-amino-3,7-dideoxy-D-threo-hept-6-ulosonate synthase yields MIGKKIRLERIMDRNTRRTVIVPMDHGVTVGPIPGLIQVPPTANLIAEGGANAAIVHRGAAMFGHRGYGKDLGLILHLSASTNLAPDCNRKVLVATVEDAIQMGADAVSIHVNLGAEDEAQMLRDFGTVSSACQRWGMPLLAMIYTRGPGIRNEYDVRYVRHAARVGAEMGADIVKVPYTGSPETFSEVTQGCASSVVIAGGEKMANDEEVLRMVHDAVAAGCAGASIGRNVFQHRSPASMVRAIVSIVHGGATVREALGILKAKTKGSDS; encoded by the coding sequence ATGATCGGGAAAAAGATCCGCCTGGAGCGGATCATGGACCGGAACACCCGCAGGACCGTGATCGTTCCCATGGATCACGGGGTGACCGTCGGCCCGATCCCCGGACTGATCCAGGTCCCCCCGACGGCGAACCTCATCGCCGAGGGGGGGGCGAACGCGGCGATCGTGCACCGCGGGGCCGCCATGTTCGGTCACCGCGGCTACGGGAAAGACCTCGGCCTCATCCTCCATCTCTCCGCCAGCACCAACCTCGCCCCCGACTGCAACCGGAAGGTCCTGGTGGCCACCGTCGAGGACGCCATCCAGATGGGTGCCGACGCCGTCTCCATCCACGTGAACCTGGGCGCCGAGGACGAGGCGCAGATGCTGCGCGACTTCGGCACCGTGTCGAGCGCCTGCCAGCGCTGGGGGATGCCGCTCCTCGCCATGATCTACACGCGCGGGCCGGGGATCCGGAACGAGTACGACGTCCGATACGTCCGTCACGCGGCGCGGGTGGGAGCGGAAATGGGAGCCGACATCGTCAAGGTCCCGTACACGGGATCCCCCGAGACGTTCAGCGAGGTTACGCAGGGGTGCGCCTCTTCCGTGGTGATCGCCGGAGGGGAGAAGATGGCGAACGACGAGGAAGTTCTCCGGATGGTCCACGACGCCGTCGCCGCGGGGTGCGCGGGCGCGTCGATCGGGAGGAACGTCTTCCAGCACCGCTCCCCGGCCTCCATGGTGCGCGCCATCGTCTCGATCGTCCACGGCGGCGCCACCGTCCGCGAGGCGCTCGGGATACTCAAGGCGAAAACCAAGGGTTCCGATTCATGA
- a CDS encoding PilT/PilU family type 4a pilus ATPase has protein sequence MAEKKLKIGEILVAAGLLKEEQLAEALRSQSQLGGTLGENLIRLAFLTEEELLKALSEQMGMQHINLAKIEVPAAVQRLVKMETVRLRRLLPIGFEGKRLVVGMVDPTDISALTEVEFQSGHATKPVILSASHFELAQTFFQVHGYGDVTLKFDAEKEAARHTRLESTLASMLTVLLSWKGQDLHLSAGAIPSIRVDNEIRRLNLPVLKPAEVERMIYAILTQEQRRYFQENLELDFAFSLHGIGRFRCNLYRQRNSIAFTARHVSEDIPSATELGIPDFLREFGLKNQGLILITGPNGHGKSTTLAWLVDAINRERRSNIITIEDPVEFTHRHKNSNVNQREVGTDTLSFADGLRHIFRQNPDVIVIGELRDYESISIALTAAETGHLVLGTLHSLNATAAVDRIVDSFPANQQPQIRAQLAESLLLVFSQRLLKRANGAGRVLAYEKMATSLRVRNAIREGKAHQLRGMMQANVDELVSIDWTLADLVAAGKVKYEEAVKFADNLTYLNDLLKVRGAFK, from the coding sequence ATGGCGGAAAAGAAGTTGAAAATCGGCGAGATCCTCGTTGCCGCCGGACTGCTCAAGGAGGAGCAGCTGGCCGAGGCGCTGCGGAGCCAGAGCCAGCTCGGGGGAACACTGGGGGAGAACCTCATACGGCTTGCGTTCCTCACGGAGGAGGAATTGCTGAAGGCCCTCTCCGAGCAGATGGGGATGCAGCACATCAACCTCGCCAAGATCGAAGTCCCCGCCGCGGTGCAGCGGCTGGTCAAGATGGAAACCGTCCGGCTGCGACGGCTCCTCCCCATCGGGTTCGAGGGAAAGCGCCTGGTGGTCGGCATGGTCGACCCGACGGACATTTCCGCCCTGACCGAGGTCGAGTTCCAGTCGGGGCACGCAACGAAGCCGGTCATCCTGTCCGCCTCGCACTTCGAGCTGGCCCAGACCTTCTTCCAGGTGCACGGATACGGGGATGTCACGCTGAAGTTCGATGCCGAGAAAGAGGCCGCACGGCACACCCGCCTGGAGAGCACCCTCGCCTCGATGCTCACGGTGCTCCTCTCGTGGAAGGGGCAGGACCTGCACCTGTCCGCGGGGGCGATTCCGTCGATCCGCGTCGACAACGAGATCCGCCGGCTGAACCTCCCGGTCCTCAAGCCCGCGGAGGTCGAGCGGATGATCTACGCGATCCTGACGCAGGAGCAGCGCCGCTACTTCCAGGAAAACCTCGAACTTGATTTCGCGTTCTCCCTGCACGGGATCGGCCGTTTCCGCTGCAACCTGTACCGCCAGCGCAACTCGATCGCCTTCACCGCACGGCACGTGTCCGAGGACATCCCGTCGGCGACGGAGCTCGGGATCCCCGACTTCCTGCGCGAGTTCGGCCTGAAAAACCAGGGGCTGATCCTCATCACCGGTCCGAACGGCCACGGGAAGTCGACCACCCTTGCCTGGCTCGTCGACGCGATCAACCGGGAGCGGCGGTCCAACATCATCACGATCGAGGACCCCGTCGAGTTCACCCACCGCCACAAGAACTCCAACGTGAACCAGCGGGAAGTGGGGACCGACACCCTCTCCTTCGCGGACGGCCTCCGTCACATCTTCCGGCAGAATCCGGACGTCATCGTGATCGGGGAGCTCCGGGATTACGAAAGCATTTCCATCGCCCTCACCGCCGCGGAGACGGGACACCTTGTCCTCGGGACGCTCCACTCCTTGAACGCCACGGCCGCCGTGGACCGGATCGTGGACTCCTTCCCGGCGAACCAGCAGCCGCAGATCCGCGCACAGCTGGCCGAGTCGCTGCTCCTTGTCTTCTCCCAGCGCCTGCTCAAGCGCGCCAACGGTGCGGGCCGCGTGCTCGCGTACGAAAAGATGGCGACCTCCCTCCGGGTCCGCAACGCCATCCGGGAGGGGAAGGCCCATCAACTGCGGGGGATGATGCAGGCCAACGTCGACGAACTCGTGTCGATCGACTGGACGCTGGCGGATCTGGTGGCGGCCGGGAAGGTGAAGTACGAGGAGGCGGTGAAATTCGCCGACAACCTGACCTACCTGAACGATCTCCTCAAGGTCCGCGGAGCGTTCAAGTAG
- a CDS encoding TIGR02757 family protein translates to MVLPRGHRRPEDRPGPDPHPQEGRGLRNRRIPAEQGHPVARSRRIAGPLEDLLKQGAGAELAPDPVAFPHRYADPRDAEAAAFLAASFAFGSVRQIGTFLTRLFDDLSPSPHAALTAVKPVARRRVATLAHRFISSEGVYRFLGCVRAAYLVHGSLERLYVAGRGGDPPDLRADLGRFLSWFRGRWGDELPRQRDFLFPRPERGSACKRHNLFLRWVARGPDGVDLGLWSAVSPRDLVVPLDTHMVRLGGALGFTRRKTPDWRMAEEITASLRLVCPEDPVKFDYPLTRLGILGVCTRFRRGVCGRCPVAPLCSRRKRSSG, encoded by the coding sequence CTGGTTCTCCCTCGAGGTCATCGTCGACCAGAAGATCGTCCGGGACCTGATCCCCACCCTCAAGAAGGAAGGGGCCTCCGGAATCGTCGAATACCCGCTGAACAAGGTCATCCCGTAGCTCGCTCCCGCCGGATCGCAGGTCCGCTCGAAGACCTGCTGAAGCAGGGGGCGGGGGCGGAGCTTGCCCCCGACCCGGTCGCGTTTCCCCACCGGTACGCAGATCCCCGGGACGCCGAGGCCGCCGCGTTTCTCGCCGCCTCGTTCGCCTTCGGATCGGTCCGTCAGATCGGGACGTTCCTGACGCGCCTGTTCGACGACCTGTCCCCGTCGCCGCACGCCGCCCTGACGGCGGTGAAGCCGGTCGCCCGACGTCGTGTCGCGACGCTCGCCCACCGATTCATCTCTTCCGAAGGGGTGTACCGCTTCCTCGGCTGCGTCCGGGCGGCATACCTTGTCCACGGGTCGCTCGAGCGGCTCTACGTCGCGGGCAGGGGAGGGGATCCCCCCGACCTGCGCGCGGACCTCGGGCGGTTTTTATCCTGGTTCCGCGGCCGGTGGGGGGACGAGCTTCCTCGCCAGCGGGACTTTCTCTTCCCGCGCCCGGAGCGCGGTTCGGCGTGCAAGCGGCACAACCTGTTCCTTCGATGGGTCGCCCGCGGCCCGGACGGCGTCGATCTCGGGTTGTGGAGCGCAGTATCGCCGCGGGATCTCGTCGTTCCCCTCGACACCCACATGGTGCGGCTGGGGGGCGCTCTCGGGTTCACGCGGCGAAAGACGCCGGATTGGCGGATGGCGGAGGAGATCACCGCCTCCCTTCGCCTCGTTTGTCCGGAGGATCCGGTGAAGTTCGACTATCCTCTCACCCGTCTCGGCATCCTCGGGGTATGCACCCGTTTCCGGCGCGGCGTCTGCGGCCGCTGCCCGGTAGCGCCCCTCTGTTCCCGAAGGAAACGATCCTCCGGGTGA
- the hisG gene encoding ATP phosphoribosyltransferase, with protein MKDKKRNVLNVGLPKGSLQESTLHLFRKAGFNINVGSRSYVPTIDDPELSGLLIRAQEMARYVQDGILDVGLTGRDWVLEQNAKVKEVCPLLYARGGLRPVRWVVAVPNDSPIQRVKDLQGKRVATELVQFTRRYLKKKGVEAQVEFSWGATEVKAPRLADAIVELTETGSSLRANNLRIVESILESTTVLIANREAWKNPWKREKIENIALLLQGALRAEETVGLKMNVGRGDLDRILKVLPAMQNPTISTLSEAGWFSLEVIVDQKIVRDLIPTLKKEGASGIVEYPLNKVIP; from the coding sequence ATGAAAGATAAGAAGCGCAACGTGCTGAATGTCGGCCTGCCGAAGGGGAGCCTGCAGGAGTCCACCCTGCACCTGTTCCGCAAGGCCGGCTTCAACATCAACGTCGGCTCGCGCAGCTACGTCCCCACGATCGACGACCCGGAACTTTCCGGTCTCCTGATCCGCGCCCAGGAGATGGCGCGCTACGTCCAGGACGGCATCCTCGACGTGGGGCTGACCGGGCGGGACTGGGTGCTCGAGCAGAACGCGAAGGTCAAGGAAGTGTGTCCTCTCCTGTACGCGCGGGGTGGGCTGCGCCCGGTCCGGTGGGTGGTGGCGGTGCCGAACGACTCCCCCATCCAGCGGGTGAAGGACCTGCAGGGGAAGCGCGTGGCGACCGAATTGGTCCAGTTCACCCGGCGCTACCTGAAGAAAAAGGGGGTCGAAGCCCAGGTCGAGTTCTCCTGGGGGGCCACCGAGGTGAAGGCGCCGCGCCTGGCCGACGCGATCGTCGAGTTGACCGAGACGGGGAGCAGCCTTCGGGCGAACAACCTCCGCATCGTGGAATCGATCCTCGAGTCGACCACCGTCCTCATCGCGAACCGGGAGGCCTGGAAGAATCCGTGGAAGCGGGAAAAGATCGAAAACATCGCGCTTCTTCTCCAGGGCGCTCTCCGCGCGGAGGAGACGGTCGGGCTCAAGATGAACGTCGGCCGGGGCGACCTCGACCGGATCCTCAAGGTGTTGCCGGCGATGCAGAACCCGACGATCTCCACCCTGAGCGAGGCCGGCTGGTTCTCCCTCGAGGTCATCGTCGACCAGAAGATCGTCCGGGACCTGATCCCCACCCTCAAGAAGGAAGGGGCCTCCGGAATCGTCGAATACCCGCTGAACAAGGTCATCCCGTAG
- a CDS encoding HEAT repeat domain-containing protein: MRTGASALTVCTILILLAFPVFALAGNGAAEGTPEAQIRAIDEMFAHGGEAAAARILPFLKDRDLDVRTHAMRRLVEIGEPAVDFLIVALGNESTRWQASAALLNIGAPAVRKTVLAVKHPNPAVRRGALFILQQLEVASAAPSIQGALTDSDVSVQVQAIRAVAHFHGEGALRLLLEKVDTGYPPIVRDTAIEALAGLGDEALPSLRSMFLQGAPEMRVAAIRALGGTGTKEGIELVRSALSDKSALVRYYACRVLADAGDTASAGAVAELLGDPDPMVREAAGESCARMIEVSKGALFGLLRKGTSLEKIESATAFRKAGYCPAVPLLSEVVRDPLPEVRLAAAAALMVLSCPDVVEALVNGLRDPQIRWVCILGLRQAGTTAVGSLLRRTGDSELDYWKQYVLNSMEESALEGCVEALEREKDAGTRSVALCTLEQIRDARAAWPVVRMLGDPQVGQVASFLAVRMGKAAIEPLLLSLAGENPGARIRAATALGEMREPRAVPALRRMSQDPDPAVRNAASMALQRISPGTSSP, from the coding sequence GTGCGTACTGGTGCGAGCGCGCTCACGGTTTGCACGATCCTGATCCTCCTCGCATTCCCCGTGTTCGCGCTCGCGGGGAACGGTGCGGCGGAAGGAACACCGGAGGCGCAAATCCGGGCCATCGACGAGATGTTCGCCCATGGAGGGGAAGCCGCCGCCGCCCGGATCCTGCCGTTTCTCAAGGATCGGGACCTGGACGTTCGGACCCACGCGATGCGGCGGCTGGTCGAAATCGGCGAGCCGGCGGTCGACTTCCTGATCGTCGCCCTTGGCAACGAATCCACCCGGTGGCAGGCCTCCGCCGCCCTCCTCAACATCGGGGCCCCCGCCGTGAGGAAGACGGTCCTGGCGGTAAAGCATCCGAACCCGGCCGTCCGGCGCGGCGCGCTCTTCATCCTCCAGCAGCTCGAAGTGGCCTCCGCGGCTCCGTCCATCCAGGGGGCGCTCACGGATTCCGACGTTTCCGTACAAGTCCAGGCGATCCGGGCCGTCGCGCACTTCCATGGGGAGGGGGCGCTCCGCCTCCTGCTCGAGAAGGTGGATACCGGATACCCTCCCATCGTCCGGGACACCGCCATCGAAGCGCTTGCCGGCCTGGGCGACGAGGCGCTGCCGTCCCTCCGGTCCATGTTCCTGCAAGGAGCCCCCGAGATGCGGGTTGCCGCCATACGGGCGCTTGGGGGAACGGGGACGAAGGAGGGGATCGAACTCGTGCGTTCGGCTCTTTCGGACAAGTCGGCCCTGGTCCGGTACTACGCCTGCCGGGTCCTCGCCGACGCGGGAGACACGGCTTCGGCGGGAGCGGTGGCGGAGCTCCTCGGGGACCCCGACCCGATGGTCCGGGAGGCGGCCGGGGAGTCGTGCGCCCGGATGATCGAGGTGTCGAAGGGGGCGCTGTTCGGGCTCCTGCGGAAGGGAACCTCCCTGGAGAAGATCGAGTCGGCGACGGCGTTCCGCAAGGCGGGGTACTGCCCTGCGGTACCCCTCCTCTCCGAGGTCGTCCGCGATCCCCTTCCCGAGGTACGGCTCGCCGCCGCGGCGGCGCTTATGGTTTTGTCCTGCCCGGATGTGGTCGAAGCGCTCGTGAACGGCTTGCGGGACCCGCAGATCCGGTGGGTGTGCATCCTCGGCCTGCGGCAGGCCGGAACCACCGCCGTGGGGTCCCTTCTCCGGCGCACGGGGGATTCCGAGTTGGACTACTGGAAACAGTACGTCCTGAACAGCATGGAGGAGAGCGCCCTCGAGGGGTGCGTCGAGGCGCTGGAGCGGGAGAAAGATGCCGGGACCCGCAGCGTGGCTCTTTGCACCCTCGAGCAGATCCGGGATGCCCGCGCGGCGTGGCCTGTCGTCCGGATGCTGGGAGACCCGCAGGTCGGGCAGGTGGCCTCCTTCCTCGCCGTCCGGATGGGAAAGGCCGCCATCGAGCCGCTCCTGCTCTCCCTGGCCGGTGAAAATCCCGGTGCCCGGATCCGTGCGGCAACCGCCCTCGGGGAGATGCGGGAGCCGCGGGCGGTTCCCGCTCTCCGGAGGATGTCGCAGGATCCGGACCCCGCCGTGCGGAACGCCGCGTCGATGGCGCTGCAGAGGATTTCCCCGGGCACATCCTCGCCCTGA
- a CDS encoding TIGR04282 family arsenosugar biosynthesis glycosyltransferase codes for MKEAVVLMAKAPDPGRVKTRLCPPLAPAEAAQLYACMLGDAAEEISSLARVGRYLFLDPPESANRLPGAPFSAFERFPQRGRDLGDRMWDAAATAFRHGAHRVVIVGADFPSLSAGTIRRAFRELSTGASVVFGPSADGGYYLVGLSSPDERLLRGFRWSTAEVLRDAAARCRILSAPFSFLPPGRDVDTGEDLPALEKWVRGHARPACPRTREWITGFFGSGGGGFPGSKERTPGLPRGSRSRREE; via the coding sequence ATGAAGGAAGCGGTCGTGCTGATGGCGAAGGCACCGGATCCCGGCCGGGTAAAGACGCGACTTTGTCCCCCCCTCGCTCCCGCGGAGGCGGCGCAATTGTACGCCTGCATGCTCGGCGACGCGGCGGAGGAAATATCCTCACTGGCCCGCGTGGGTCGTTACCTCTTCCTCGACCCGCCGGAGTCTGCGAATCGCCTGCCCGGTGCGCCGTTCTCCGCGTTCGAACGGTTTCCGCAGCGCGGCCGGGACCTCGGGGACCGGATGTGGGATGCGGCGGCGACGGCGTTCCGGCACGGGGCGCATCGCGTGGTGATCGTGGGCGCGGACTTCCCGTCGCTCTCGGCGGGTACGATCCGCCGGGCGTTCCGGGAGCTTTCCACCGGGGCGTCGGTCGTGTTCGGCCCCTCCGCGGACGGCGGGTACTACCTGGTCGGTCTCTCCTCTCCGGACGAACGGCTGCTCCGGGGATTCCGGTGGAGCACCGCGGAGGTGCTGCGGGACGCGGCGGCGCGCTGCAGGATCCTTTCGGCGCCGTTCTCGTTCCTGCCGCCCGGGCGGGACGTGGATACCGGGGAGGACCTTCCCGCATTGGAAAAGTGGGTCCGTGGGCACGCGCGTCCCGCGTGCCCACGGACCCGGGAATGGATCACCGGTTTCTTCGGATCGGGAGGCGGCGGATTTCCCGGGTCGAAGGAACGAACACCCGGTCTTCCCCGAGGTTCACGATCTCGCCGCGAAGAGTGA